One stretch of Numenius arquata chromosome 8, bNumArq3.hap1.1, whole genome shotgun sequence DNA includes these proteins:
- the PDC gene encoding phosducin, translated as MEENANTSFEEDFEGQATHTGPKGVINDWRKFKLESEDRDSLSLSKKEILRQMSSPHRSFSKDDKDTRERFCRKMSMQEYELIHDEQEDESCLQKYRKRCMQDMHQRLSFGPKYGYLCELQNGEQFLEAIEKERKTTTVIVHIYEDGIKGCDALNNSLTCLAAEYATVKFCKIKASDTGAGDRFSNEVLPTLLVYKGGELLSNFISISEQFNEEFFAVDVESFLNEYGLLPERELPALGNGNTDEQDVE; from the exons GGCCCAAAGGTGTGATCAATGACTGGCGGAAGTTTAAATTAGAAAGTGAAGATAGAGACTCCTTATCCTTgagcaagaaagaaattcttaGACAAATGTCTTCACCGCACAGATCTTTCAGTAAAGATGATAAAGACACCAGAGAGAGATTCTGCCGTAag ATGAGCATGCAGGAGTATGAATTAATTCACGATGAGCAAGAAGACGAAAGTTGCCTACAAAAATACCGCAAGCGCTGCATGCAGGATATGCACCAGAGGCTGAGTTTTGGGCCAAAATACGGTTATCTGTGTGAGCTGCAGAACGGGGAACAGTTCCTTGAAGCCATTGAAAAAGAACGTAAAACTACCACCGTCATCGTCCACATTTATGAAGATGGCATCAAGGGCTGTGATGCTCTTAACAACAGCTTGACCTGCCTGGCGGCTGAGTACGCCACTGTGAAGTTCTGCAAGATCAAGGCCTCCGACACAGGGGCTGGAGACCGCTTCTCAAATGAAGTGCTTCCCACTCTACTTGTCTATAAGGGTGGGGAGCTTCTGAGCAATTTCATTAGCATCTCTGAACAATTCAACGAGGAGTTTTTTGCTGTGGATGTGGAGTCCTTCCTAAATGAGTATGGGCTGCTACCTGAACGGGAGCTTCCAGCACTGGGAAATGGCAACACGGATGAGCAAGATGTTGAGTAA
- the ODR4 gene encoding protein odr-4 homolog, whose amino-acid sequence MGRTYFVEEAIEQYLLDLSTKLKPYVTGLLIGQCSPQRDYVIRAVRTPPKEEQKEDNISLSKLASVDEEWITTHASQVSRMLPGGLLVLGVFIIATPELSKDSQSTLRRIIFSVEKSLTKRRLWKPTEEEVSDRAALQICSATKKVVCRTYDVQDPKSSAKPADWKYQSALSATWLALDCTVNVNIHIPLLATSPNHDLEKNTKNGLNRWSKQIEDSVCLINGQVKDGDTELLEGQKKLRGNTQSSTQLSDVKVLTQLSQGSSHRSTATVQVCSGSINLKGAVKCRAYVHNNKPKVKEAVQALKRDIINTLSDRCEILFEDLIINEGPHKKNFEREYHVLPQRLFVPVAGSSVMLSDYKFGDEADAEIQERFVEMLDQAVQAEDIHIAEEINTVDICPVTDNVDDTQQKQVTKATLLLKLQQNMGVVIAAAVAVFASIFSFNYFSD is encoded by the exons ATGGGTAGAACTTACTTTGTTGAGGAAGCTATTGAACAGTATCTTTTAGACCTCAGCACAAAATTAAAGCCTTATGTCACTGGCCTGTTAATAGGGCAG TGTTCCCCACAAAGAGACTATGTGATTCGGGCTGTTCGAACACCACcaaaggaagagcagaaggaagaCAACATCAGTCTTTCAAAACTGGCATCTGTTGATGAAGAATGGATAACTACGCATGCCAGTCAG gtttctAGAATGCTTCCTGGGGGCTTACTAGTTCTTGGTGTATTTATTATTGCAACTCCAGAACTGTCAAAAGACAGTCAAAGTACTTTACGCAGG atAATCTTCTCAGtggaaaagtccttgactaaaaGAAGGCTCTGGAAACCTACTGAGGAGGAGGTGTCAGACAGAGCAGCTCTTCAAATTTGTTCTGCTACAAAAAA AGTAGTTTGCCGAACCTATGATGTGCAAGATCCGAAG AGTTCAGCTAAACCAGCAGATTGGAAATACCAGAGTGCTCTGTCTGCTACCTGGTTAGCTTTGGACTGCACCGTAAATGTTAATATTCACATTCCACTTCTTGCTACTTCGCCAAACCATGACTTGGAGAAGAATACCAAG aatggatTAAATCGATGGTCGAAACAAATAGAAGACAGTGTTTGTCTAATCAATGGACAAGTTAAAGATGGTGATACAGAACTACTGGAAGGGCAG aaaaagTTAAGAGGAAATACTCAGTCCAGTACTCAGCTTTCTGATGTCAAAGTTCTGACACAGCTG tcccAGGGTTCAAGTCATAGATCAACAGCTACAGTCCAGGTCTGCAGTGGTTCCATAAATCTCAAAGGTGCTGTGAAATGCAGAGCCTACGTCCATAACAACAAGCCAAAAGTCAAAGAAGCTGTTCAG GCTTTGAAAAGAGACATAATAAACACATTGAGTGATCGGTGTGAAATACTATTTGAAGATCTGATTATAAATGAAGGACCTCACAAAAAAA attttgAGAGGGAATATCATGTCTTACCTCAAAGACTGTTTGTCCCTGTTGCTGGATCCAGTGTGATGCTCAGTGATTATAAGTTTGGTGATGAGGCTGATGCCGAAATTCAGGAACGTTTTGTTGAGATGTTGGATCAGGCTGTGCAAGCTGAAGATATCCATATAGCAGAGGAAATTAACACAG TTGATATTTGTCCAGTTACTGACAACGTGGATGACACACAACAGAAGCAAGTGACAAAAGCAACGTTGCTGTTGAAACTTCAACAAAATATGG GTGTGGTAATAGCAGCTGCTGTTGCAGTCTTTGCATCGATCTTCTCTTTCAATTACTTCAGTGATTAA